ATATACACCACCTGAAATACTTGATATTTTGGCACAAGACAAAGACTCAAGTATCCGACGTAATGTAGCAAAAAATCCTAATACTTCCATAAAAACTTTAACCTATTATTCAAATGATGAAGATTGGACAGTAATGTCTGACCTAGCAAAAAACAGTAATATTCCTGTTCGCATTCTTATTACTTTATCAAAAGACAAAAATAAATATGTAAGAAGTAGTGTTGCTGAAAACCCCAATACTCCTATTGAAATCCTTAGTACTTTAGCTATTGATAAAGATGATTACATTAGGACCAGCGCAGCAAGAAATCTCAATTTATCTGATAGATTACTTAGCATTTTTGCAAAGGATAAAAATTATAATGTAAGGGCAGCAGTTGCAAAACATCATAATATACCCACAAAATTACTATATAAGTTAGCAAAAGACAAAAATTACAGTGTAAGAGAGGCCGTTGCAGAAAACCCTAATGCCCCGATTCAGTTGCTCGAGTATCTATTACCTATGAAATCTATGTACATAATTGCAAAATACCCAAGAATTCCTATTAGTATGCTAACTAAATGGGCAAATACCAAGTCCGAGTGTTCACCAAGTGTTATTGAATGGAATGTCGCAGAAAATCCAAATACCCCTGTTGAAATATTAAGATATTTTACCGAACATTCTATTATAAGTATGGATATACATCTTGCGAAAAATCCAAATACACCAATAGAAATACTTCATAAATTATCCAAACAAATTGAATTGTATAATAAACTTGAGAAAAACGCAAGTGACGATTATATGAGGAGATTGTGGCACAATGACGCTAATGACCTGAAGGAAGCTCTTGCTTTACATCCCTTTATATTTGCAGAACATAGAATAAATTATCTATATAGTGACTGCGAAATTACAAAACCTGTTATCGATCTCATTATATATAAATACATTTTAAACGGTTTCAAAAAAACAGATGAAGAGTTTAAATTGCAAATGAAAGGGAAATATATGTTACTTTGTATCTATGAAAATAAAAAAGGAAATGTTGCGTCTTATGGCGGCCATTTTGCAAAAGGGTATGGTGAGGCTAAAGAGTTTGTTATTTTAGATTTACAACACAGTCTTATTCTAGAAGAATGGACAGAAGGAGCTTCTATGCCTGATTCGATTAAAGTGCTGAGTGATGAAATTAATGTTGTGCGTGAATTTGATGTTGAAAAGGATTCTACCATTGATAAAATATTGTCGTTTTATTGATTTTTTGAAAAGTTTTTTTTATCACTTCGAGATTTGAAAAAAGTAAACTGTGCGACATAACAAAGTACTCAAGCGGACCGTTATTTTAGGTTATTATCTTCACTAGTCTGCCGCTTGGCATCACCCAAATCGCCTCCTCATACTCCTTGAACCGATGCAGTAACGCAAACAGATACCTAATCCGGAAATTTCCTCGCCCATTATAACTGCCCGAATTGCTTCTCAACCCTCTGGATCATTGGACTTGTTTTTCATCCTTCATCATTCTCTTTTAAAACTTTGTGCCTTTGTCCCTCTGTGCCTTTGTGCCTTGTCTTTTCAGATTTTCTTCGTATATTTAACGAAAATTATCATTTATGAAAATTATTCCTCACCCCCTCGCCCGCTTGCGGGAGAGGGGGTAGGGGGTGAGGGAATGGCACATTCCGAATACACTCCGCTCAGCACCGGCATACCGGCGCTTGACAAGCTTCTCCAGAACATCATGCCCGGCGACAACATTGTCTGGCAGATAGATTCTCTCGAAGAATACATCCCCTTCGTACGGCCTTTCGCCGAGGATGCCCGAAAGAAAAAAGGCGGGCTTGTCTATTTCCATTTCGGCCTGCACGAGAAGCTGCTCGATGAAAGCTCCGGCGCCGCGATATACTACATCGACCCGCGAATCGGGTTCGAATCAGCCACCGCCGCCATACATAAGATCATGGAAAAAGCTGGCCGCGGCTCATATTTTCTGTTCGACTGCCTCTCCGATCTGGCAGAAATCTGGTACAGCGACCTCATGATGGGCAACTTCTATAATCTGACCTGTCCGTATGTGTATGATACGAATTCGGTGGCGTATTTCGCCCTCATTCGGAGCCGTCACTCTCTCCCTGTCGCCTCGTCAATTCGTGACACCGCCCAGATTCTCCTCGATGTCTACCGTCATGAAGGCAGCCTGTATGTCCATCCCATGAAGGTGTGGCAGCGGCATTCACCCACCATGTACATGCCGCACTTGTGGGATGAGGGAACCTTCCGTCCGGTCACCGACAGCGCAACCGTTTCCGAGGTGGTCTCTGCGGTTATGGGTTCGGGTATGGATTCAGCCTCACGGGTGGTTGATATCTGGGACCGGACGTTCATGCAGGCGGAAGAGGTTCTGGAAATGGTCAAGCGCGGCGACCGCCCGAAGGAAGACGCCTACGAGTATTTTCAAAAGCTCCTCCGGATGGTGTTTTCCCGCGACGAGCGGGTTCTGGGAATGGCCGCGAAGTATCTCACCCTTGCCGACATTCTTAACATCAGGAAACGCCTGGTCGGCACCGGACTCATCGGAGGGAAATCGGTGGGAATGGTTATCGCACGGGCTATTCTGGCCAGGGCTGAAGAGCGCTGGAAAGAAATACTCGAGGTGCATGATTCCTTTTACATCGGCTCGGATGTATTCTACACCTATATTGTGGCCAACGGCTGCTGGAGAATGCGTCAGAAGCAGCGTGACGCTTCCACCTTCCTCGACGGTATCGAAGAAGCCCGCCAAAGTATGCTTACCGGAAACTTTCCCGAGTTCATCCAGAATCAGTTTGTGGATATGCTTGATTATTTCGGGCAGTCGCCGATAATCGTCCGGTCGAGCAGCCTCCTGGAGGACAATTTCGGCAATGCCTTTTCCGGGAAGTACGAGAGCGTGTTCTGTGTAAATCAGGGAACCCGCAGCGAACGGCTTAAGGCATTCCTGACCGCAGTGCGTCGGGTGTACACCAGCACCATGAGTATGGAAGCGCTTGTTTACAGGGCGCACCGCGGCCTTCTCGAAAGCGACGAGCAGATGGCGCTCCTGGTGCAGAGGGTTTCGGGGGTGGTGTGCAGCAACCTTTTTTTCCCCCAGATTGCGGGTGTGGGACTGTCTTTCAATCCTTACGTATGGAGCGAGCGGATAGAATCGGATGCCGGGATGCTCCGCCTGGTCTGCGGCCTGGGAACCCGTGCTGTGGACCGTCACGACGACGATTACACCCGCCTGGTTTCTCTCAACGCACCGAAGCTTCGTCATGAATCAAATTTCGACGAGGTGGTGGAGTATGCTCAGCGGAAAATGGACGTTCTCGATCTGAATGAAAACAAGCTTGTGTCCAAAGATTTCCAGGAGATTGTGCAAAAATGCCCGGATTATCCCCGGGATGTTGTCTCCTCACGGGTTCAGGAGGAATGGACCCCCGTTGCTGAGGCAGGCTCGGACGGCCGCCGGGTGGTTACTTTTGACAAGCTCCTTTCCGAGCCTCCGTTCGTGGAATACATGCGTTCCATGCTCAAAATACTTGAGACAGCGTACGGCTGCCCGGTGGATGTGGAGTTTACCGTCAATTTCCGCAAGACCGGAAAACTCCAGATC
The sequence above is drawn from the Candidatus Latescibacter sp. genome and encodes:
- a CDS encoding HEAT repeat domain-containing protein; amino-acid sequence: MCIKTGKLLLVMLFVASLLFFYSSETEIEKAHNPKTSFKKLILLAQNADVNVQRAVANNPNTTWEALMILSKTNDIQILENVICHPNVTPTILKGLIDTDIELTKLVIKSQCISSELISELILKNEAKELLAHRFNLPPELLHIPINPKEVIRILELKIREYNENYFHRYFLAQYPYTPPEILDILAQDKDSSIRRNVAKNPNTSIKTLTYYSNDEDWTVMSDLAKNSNIPVRILITLSKDKNKYVRSSVAENPNTPIEILSTLAIDKDDYIRTSAARNLNLSDRLLSIFAKDKNYNVRAAVAKHHNIPTKLLYKLAKDKNYSVREAVAENPNAPIQLLEYLLPMKSMYIIAKYPRIPISMLTKWANTKSECSPSVIEWNVAENPNTPVEILRYFTEHSIISMDIHLAKNPNTPIEILHKLSKQIELYNKLEKNASDDYMRRLWHNDANDLKEALALHPFIFAEHRINYLYSDCEITKPVIDLIIYKYILNGFKKTDEEFKLQMKGKYMLLCIYENKKGNVASYGGHFAKGYGEAKEFVILDLQHSLILEEWTEGASMPDSIKVLSDEINVVREFDVEKDSTIDKILSFY
- a CDS encoding PEP/pyruvate-binding domain-containing protein; translation: MAHSEYTPLSTGIPALDKLLQNIMPGDNIVWQIDSLEEYIPFVRPFAEDARKKKGGLVYFHFGLHEKLLDESSGAAIYYIDPRIGFESATAAIHKIMEKAGRGSYFLFDCLSDLAEIWYSDLMMGNFYNLTCPYVYDTNSVAYFALIRSRHSLPVASSIRDTAQILLDVYRHEGSLYVHPMKVWQRHSPTMYMPHLWDEGTFRPVTDSATVSEVVSAVMGSGMDSASRVVDIWDRTFMQAEEVLEMVKRGDRPKEDAYEYFQKLLRMVFSRDERVLGMAAKYLTLADILNIRKRLVGTGLIGGKSVGMVIARAILARAEERWKEILEVHDSFYIGSDVFYTYIVANGCWRMRQKQRDASTFLDGIEEARQSMLTGNFPEFIQNQFVDMLDYFGQSPIIVRSSSLLEDNFGNAFSGKYESVFCVNQGTRSERLKAFLTAVRRVYTSTMSMEALVYRAHRGLLESDEQMALLVQRVSGVVCSNLFFPQIAGVGLSFNPYVWSERIESDAGMLRLVCGLGTRAVDRHDDDYTRLVSLNAPKLRHESNFDEVVEYAQRKMDVLDLNENKLVSKDFQEIVQKCPDYPRDVVSSRVQEEWTPVAEAGSDGRRVVTFDKLLSEPPFVEYMRSMLKILETAYGCPVDVEFTVNFRKTGKLQINLVQCRPFQITGERRIAAPPEGIVQKDIIFEAHGAIIGRSIATIIDRIIYVAPSVYGQMPESERYSVARMIGRLTHRKNENSKIIMLMGPGRWGTSMPALGVPAKFAEINTVSVICEIVEMNENLIPDVSLGTHFFNDIVEFKMLYLAIFPHREENNLNKAFLETAPNKLTEIFPGESKWANAIRVIDTSDLPEGRKIYLNANTIHQRALCYLAEDVEEAAPEKVIWKSVMARL